Proteins from a single region of Macrotis lagotis isolate mMagLag1 chromosome 2, bilby.v1.9.chrom.fasta, whole genome shotgun sequence:
- the FRS2 gene encoding fibroblast growth factor receptor substrate 2, whose product MGSCCSCPDKETVPDNHRSKFKVINVDDDGNELGSGVMELTDTELILHTRKRDAVKWHYLCLRRYGYDSNLFSFESGRRCQTGQGIFAFKCARAEELFNMLQEIMQNNSINVVEEPVVERNHQQTELEVPRTPRTPTTPGFATQNLPNGYPRYPSFGDASSHPSSRHPSVGSARLPSVGEESTHPLLVAEEQVHTYVNTTGVQEERKNRSSVHIPLETRLSNVESNKTREEQSDIEDRDPQILLEPEGVKFVLGPTPVQRQLMEREKLEQLGKEQVSGSGTNNTEWDTGYDSDERKDAPSSNKLVYENINGLSIPSASGVRRVRLTSTSTSDTQNINNSAQRRTALLNYENLPSLPPVWEAHKQSRDEDDSLGPKTPSLNGYHSNLDPMHNYVNTENVTVPASAHKVEFTRRRDCTPTVFNFDIRRPSLEHRQLNYIQVDLEGGSDSDNPQTPKTPTTPLPQTPTRRTELYAVIDIERTAAMSSLQKALPRDDGTSRKTRHNSTDLPM is encoded by the exons ATGGGTAGCTGTTGTAGCtgtccagataaagaaactgtcCCAGATAATCATCGAAGCAAATTTAAA GTCATTAATGTGGATGATGATGGCAATGAGCTGGGTTCTGGCGTAATGGAGCTGACAGATACAGAGTTGATTTTACACACCCGTAAACGAGATGCTGTAAAATGGCATTACCTTTGTTTGCGTCGCTATGGCTATGATTCAAATCTCTTCTCTTTTGAAAGTGGCCGGAGGTGTCAGACTGGACAAG gaATATTTGCCTTTAAATGTGCCCGTGCTGAAGAATTGTTTAACATGTTACAAGAGATTATGCAGAATAATAGCATAAATGTGGTAGAAGAGCCAGTAGTAGAAAGGAATCATCAACAGACTGAATTGGAAGTCCCTAGAACCCCTCGAACTCCCACAA CTCCTGGCTTTGCTACACAGAATTTACCTAATGGATATCCTCGATATCCATCTTTTGGAGATGCTTCCTCCCATCCTTCAAGCAGACATCCATCTGTTGGAAGTGCTCGCCTTCCTTCAGTAGGTGAAGAATCAACACACCCATTGCTTGTAGCTGAGGAACAA gttcATACTTATGTCAACACTACAGGTGtacaagaagagaggaaaaacagaTCAAGTGTACACATACCTTTAGAGACAAGACTTTCTAATGTTGAAAGTAACAAAACAAGAGAAGAGCAGAGTGATATTGAGGACAGAGATCCTCAGATTCTTCTTGAACCTGAAGGAGTCAAATTTGTTTTAGGACCAACCCCTGTTCAAAGGCAgttaatggaaagagaaaaactgGAGCAACTTGGAAAAGAACAAGTTAGTGGTAGCGGTACCAACAACACTGAATGGGACACTGGATATGACAGTGATGAACGAAAAGATGCACCCTCGagtaacaaactggtatatgaaaatataaatgggCTATCTATTCCTAGTGCCTCAGGGGTCAGGAGAGTTCGTCTGACATCTACCAGTACCTCAGATACCCAGAATATCAACAATTCGGCTCAGAGGAGAACTGCATTATTAAACTATGAAAACTTACCATCTTTGCCTCCTGTTTGGGAAGCCCACAAGCAAAGTCGAGATGAAGATGACAGTTTAGGACCAAAGACCCCATCTCTCAATGGCTATCACAGTAACCTGGATCCAATGCACAACTATGTGAATACAGAGAATGTAACAGTGCCAGCAAGTGCTCACAAAGTAGAGTTCACAAGGCGCCGGGACTGTACGCCTACAGTCTTTAATTTTGATATCAGGCGTCCTAGTTTAGAACACAGGCAACTCAATTACATACAGGTTGATTTGGAAGGTGGTAGTGACTCTGACAACCCTCAGACTCCAAAAACTCCCACTACTCCACTTCCCCAAACTCCCACCAGGCGTACAGAGCTGTATGCTGTGATAGACATTGAAAGAACGGCTGCTATGTCAAGCTTGCAGAAAGCACTGCCACGAGACGATGGTACGTCTAGGAAGACTAGACACAATAGTACTGACCTGCCTATGTGA